In Pseudorasbora parva isolate DD20220531a chromosome 1, ASM2467924v1, whole genome shotgun sequence, the DNA window CTGAGTTTCAGCACTGTCGCACTCTATAACCATCTACATTATGTTTAGACTAGGAGAGGAAACAAATAAACGAACTTACCCAAACGAAGCCAAATCCCGCGGTGACAGCGCGATCATTAACGGAGGAATAAAATAGCGAAGTTTTGGCGTAGTTAATATCGCGGCTGGGCGACCTCAGCGGCTCCAGCGCTGCTGACGTAGGATGATGATAAAACGGTCATTTGCATATATGTTAAGTCCTCTGTGATTGGTTGACGTTGAATTCGTTTATTTGGAATAACTGGAAGGCCCGTTTGAGTCTTCAGATTAAGTTTTAGCAAAGACCAACGTCATGCCCATACAATGCTACTCGTTATGTATAACGTAATTGCACTATACACAAAATATAAAGTTAGAGCGTTGAACAAACAAGATGGCCGTACCGGAACGTCAGCCAATCAGCGATGGTTTTACATTGATTTAGAATCAGCCTATGGCAGTGGAAGCAGTGGGAGGAGAGAAGGTGAAAAGTAGCTGTCGGTGCCTCTGATATTTGATCACCTCTGGCGGATCTTTTGGGAACTGATTCTTGTAAACACTGACATGACAAATACAGCACAAACTGGAGCATGTCAAATGCTCATGGTGTCTAATCAAAAAGACTCGTTTTAGGTTTTACCCAGCGCCTATTTCATAAGCGCAGCATGATATTAAAATGCAGAGTTTCAGTTAACACAGTTCACTTTTCATgccaaaataaaatacacacataTTCGTCGTtgacattaaattatattttcagtAACACAAGGATAAAAAATGAATAGAATTTGCATTGTCATCGTTTAAAATGCAGTAAGTGGTTAAACATTTGCCGGACCTGTTGATATAAAAACTGCGTTGTCTTTAGattctttatattttttagccaaatctcaaaattttccTATGATATGACTGTCTCAAGTATGATTCAATAGatgtttttataaattaaaaagaaagcATACAAACGTTAATAAATATGCTAGTTAAGGCATAATTGTACAAGTGTCTATTTTagtaaatgacaaaaaaaaaaaaaattcgacGTTTAATTAGTCGAAGGACCCCATTTATGGTCATTACTGTCAATCTCAGGATTGTTCAAATATTCAACTTTTTTGGAACCACTATAAGTGTTCATTTCCGTTGTCCTTTGGTGCgatatacatttttgtcaatatttttatatttatgttacaCCATATGACATTTCTGTAAAATGTTCAACAGTGAAAGAATTGACAAAGTTAGTGACCCCTTATATTTTCTAAAACATCAGACTTCACactacaaaacaaaatgcatttttttctttaagtgtttttttaaaaagtatttttacttattTGTCAACTACATAGGCCTACATGTAGACACACGTTTTAAAATTGCATTTAGCAAACCCAGTAATAAAGCTGTGCTGTCTACTCAAAATGCCACACAAGCAGCAAATTTGTCGATATATCATGCAGAACGAAATTATATTATTCTGTCGATTTATGCATTCTCCAAAAacataagaaaagcattttattGCAAATATCAACACTGAAATGTATTGCCACTGAATACAATTTCAGACCAGTTTCAtactttatgcatttatttgcttttaatagatttaaaaaaaggggggggggggggggggggggaaagagAAAACCTTATTACATACACAGCTGAGCTAACATCAGTATTTTTACTGAAACTGCCCAAAATagagaataaaaaagaaaaggcaTTGTAAAAGGGGAGGGGAGGTTCTAAAATTTCAGCCATTGTAAATGTCTAGATAAATAAGTGAAAGCTATGGACTCTGTTATAGAGGccattcatttaatttaaatgctCCACTATTTACACATCAAACCCATTTAGATCAAACCGTCAGGACACAATAAAAGTGAATTACATTACTAAACAATAAGTATTAACTTGGTGTCTTACTGAATAGTATTTATCTTACTctgtattttacattaaaaccaTTTCATACACAAGATATTACACAGAccgaaaataacaaaaaacaacctCAACCCAAATACATCAAGACACAAAACCAAAGCGTTCTGTCCCAGTCTGCTAATGTATGTTTGACATTAAAACTATTAACCAAGTTTGTAGGGAAAGGAAAACCAAAGAAATGAAAACGATCAAATCTATCAAATTATTTGTAAGAAAACCAAGTTTATCATTTAGAAGAGCATGAACTACACAAATAAGTGAGGTGGTTTGTTGTGCCTGAAAACATGTGCAAGTAAGATTATTGATTAGAACCATCTCTGTGCCATCTGTGAGTTCAAGCCTCAGCTTTGAAATGAACAAGTGGGCTTTAGATTTATACTGGGAACATGTCTATAGTTCTGTAACCATTATAGCAGTTTAAAATGATTTTCTTTTAAAGCTGAGCGAGGGTTGCGAATGAAGATGAAGTTCATAGAACTGCATCAGAATTCTATACATGTGGTTCGGCGCAGCCACAGTAGCATAGCGCCCCTTCTGGTGGACAAACAGAAGCACTCAAGGTTCACGTCTGAAGGGGGTTGTCCTCTTTACTGAAAGGCTGAGTGGAACCAGGCTTCACCCAAGACAGCCCAGACACCGGCAGTCCTTTATTATAATCCTCTGGCCGCCGCTACAACAAAAAGAAGGTAATTGGTTACAAGCACCAAAGGTGctatttatattttaacaatAATTCACATTTTAACCAAACCACAAGTACAAAGAGCAGAAAAAGACAATAGGACATAGGAACGGAAGTAGTgttccccacacacacacactcatgattTTAAATGAGGCATGCATCAGATACCAGGAAGAAGCCAGCTTTTACTTGGTTGTGAGCAGCAGTCAGGGGAGCGTCACACACTCACTTTATGTGCAAACATCCTCTCTTTTGCCTCTTCATGCACCGCTGGATTCCACGGAGAGAAGCTGCAGAGAGAAAACACAAACATGAGATGCAGAAAAACAAATGAGCTGAAGTCCAGTCTGATGACTCCATGCTgaactttaaaggtgccctagaatgaaaaatttaattgaccttgccatagttaaataacaagagttcagtacatggacatcacatactgtgagtctcaaacaccattgcctcttCCTTCATaggtaaatcttgtttgtgtaaaacaccacggaaaaacggACTGTTTTCAATATAACGCCAACTGTGATGCAATCACGGAGatccttaatatgtacgccctCAAAATTAGCATGCCAGCCAATGTTCATTTTCAGGCGGAACTGCGCAGGCGTCGGGAGTTCAGTCAGATGAACAAGCATCATGCAAGGATAGtgaaaacggcagatcatggacacaaatgtcatgttccaggctgtgcaggggctgtgaggacttttcatacccttgccacagataaaaaatgtcaacaatcatggttgatgtttatttacaattggAAAACGCAACAAAGTAATTAAAAGTTGTTtatttgctcggcccatttcaccacagagagtttttctaacctggggcaatataGCAGAATTCGCTCAGCATTTGAtactgaagaaagggccgattccaaccgtattcctgcaagcaaacgcaactcggccgtcgtcattatggccccgcccgccgactctatagcctacacgatgtgattgggccgtccagattctgaggaataacagctcagataggaattgagagttgctagaccacacttgcgggcaaattaaatttgctgccgctagggtgcgtctagatttctaggctctCTCTATATAGTAAAAATGTGAGTTTAGTTGCTTCAAAAATTAGGCCTCTCCCTATTAATCAGCTAAATGACAAGAATAGACATTGTCGACCAAAATGTCATTAGGCGGCTGActgcagaaaaagaaaacaaaaagaaaaattttGTGAGGGCCAGATTACTGGCTGGTCCTTGGGGTAGTTACAGTATGTCAGGAAGAAGCATTTGACGGAATCATCCATCAACCTTAAACATGCTTATCATTAGCCAAATCTCCAAGCGTTTGAGGGTTGTTGAAGCTATAAGTGTGCTTACTGCATGACGTGGAGGGACCGACGcagtcactttaaaaaaaaaaaaactaaaatgtttttactgATAACAGCGGAAACAGCTTAAAATGCTTTCAATTTTGGTCACACAGATAAAGAGTAAATAATTCAAACTAAAGgctttgtttatgtgtgtacactcaaaataacaacatgttgtgcttttgtaaaataaagtaaataaacaggatgcactttctgccatcCTGATCTCTGTGAACTGGAGTGTAGTGGTCAACCTATATATTGacccatatttttaaaggggagatgaattgagaaaaatcaactttcccttgagcttttgatatataaaaggtcatgtaATACAAGAATATCCTatacgtttcagagctgaagattccttgttagtcaaagaaaagcttttatagacaccaggcccagaaaacgatcatgttctcatcttgacgtcatcgactgaccaaacaccacctctacagaataaagcacgtgtaattcagtagccctgcccaccgactcatcggatcacgctagccagcagccaTAAACATGCCAAAGAATATAACAAGATATtgtgctattcctggttgtggaagaacagagtcactgcataagcttcctttggatcctaatattaggaatgagtggttgaacttttattttaatgaaggtccagctgacgtggggaagaaatggtgttcacttcatttcatttcactgcgggatcgtttgaaaacaaaatctcacaatgctattttttctatattggatccgacaggaatgttgcaacacacttatgtgagtaaaacatggttttttatatgtaatagtatagcattgttatagatcgttttgcttgtgtacgtgtctaacataACATACCTTCAGcatgctggactcagacatgtatgggccagggctcataAAGCCCAACGTCAAGGGCAGACTGAGTAATCTCATTATACTCCTTTCTGTTGGTCACTCTCTCTGGACTTGACATTTAAAGGGCGCGAGTGTAAGTGTGCGTGCACAGTTCGCTTTTATATTTAATGATCGTGCGGGCTATGTAATAcaaatagtccaatcaatcgcgggtggatgagaaataaatcattgtattccggttgctgctttcaaaacaaccccttCCTCATgggaactgaactgacaggtgCTAGATATGACAGCGCAGCTAAAGCTCATTAaaaatgcaaatcttatccaatcctaaccGTGGAGGTTTActttcaagtctccagtgcggcacgcccatcaaaacccagcgttttggagagagcctcataaccagtgtagaaaatagcctgttacttattagttatgatgtttttgaatgtaaaaaccacacaaacttcattagttgacctcagacaacagtgtaatttttttaaaagccagttcatgacacctttaaaatatcGTCATCGGCCGTCAATCAGtttttctgattggctgatgtgtTAGAAGTGGGACTTTTGGGAAAAAGTCATTTTCAATATAACTCACACAGTGCTGTATGTAAAATTAGTGCTAGCTTAGATTACTGAGTGTCCTGTTAGCCTACAGTGTTTACTtcctatttattaatatatttttaaactatCACTTTGtgataaatactgtaatatgaTTGCAGAATAAAGAAGTTGCCATCTAAAGTATAAGCATGTTTACGTTTATTttaaagattaaaataaatatttatgtatattatatatcgTCCACCCTGCTCTGGGTCAACCACTACTGAAATGCAACACAAAAATTAACCGAAACTCATCGTATAGGCTACTTACCTCACAGACATGACAAATAGATCTATAGAAAGCCTGAAATGTATACATTTGAAAAATACTTatgtaatcaaaatgaaagttgCTTTTCTCTCTAAAGTTGTATCCAATTCACAGCGAGTCAGCATCGTCAACTTTATCTGTGTGACGTTGACTCAGAAAACACTAGTTCATAATCATAACTTTTGCTAGTGCTGTGTGGCAAGCTCTATGCATGTGCTTAAGTGCGGAATCGGCTCCTTATGGTTTagtatatatttaagtaattctatttaagtaattaaattaatatacaTACTAGTTGTTGAGTAATGGCTTAAATTAATGACTATTAGTCGACAAGAAAAATATTTAGTCGGGGTCAGTCCTATCAACCATGTTATCACCTTGTtgctgaaaaatgtaatttagctTTTAATACCAAAGCTATTTTAGAGGCTCACAACAAGTTTCTGTGCTCCTGAATGTTTCTCTGTGTGCAAAATATCTTGCCTATATAACGTATACAAGCGGTGAGACCTAAGAGGCAGTAACTGTGGAGGAAATCTGAGTGTTGTACTTGCCTTATTGCATAAGGGTCATCGATCTTGGGCTGATCGAACAGGTGACTATTGCATAGCTTGACACTGTCTACCACCTTGCTTTTGAAGAGTTGGACGTCCTTGTCATACCTGCACAAAAAGCATTGATATTAGTAAGCAAAAGCAGTCAACTGTGTAGGGCTTCAAAAGAAGCTCTTAACTACAGGGAACACGGCTAAGAGGAAACAAATGCTAAAAAAGCTTTCATCTTGATGTGTGAAGTGTAAAGCCAAGTCTGAGGTTGGACTAAGATTGTAAGCACCATATGTCTTCAGAtgcacaggaagtcaaaataagCTCACAGGTAATGCCCAAacgtgcgagagagagagattgtggtTACTTCATTTCACTGTAAAGCAGAATTACTTATCTAGTGCCTACCACAAGTTTTAGCGCTGGGAAAAGTTCAAACTGTGGTGACTATGCAATGATACAGAATCCACTACTACTCACAGCACAGCAGCCTCTGGGTTGAGCGGATCCATGGTGCTGATCTTATAGAAGATTGTGCGGGCATACATTAGAACCTGCCAGATATGGTTGTGGTTTCGTCTGCAAAATCAgaacaatataaataaaagcatttcaaatcctagcaacaaaaaaaaaatcctagtTTTGTCTATAATGCTTTGGCAATATTGTAAGTAAACACAATCATGCCAATAAAGTTCTTTAATTGTAATCAAAAAATGAAAACTTTACTTCTTTTCAAACAGACCTCCATTTTGTGAAAGCTCTCCTCACATCCAGCTCGCCAGAGACCGGGTCCACTAGTGGGTGGAAAACTGGGGTGTCGAAAACAACCCTCTGAAAAAACATGAATAAATGCAgcagaaaagaaaaacatgtcAGCTCTTCTAATGCCTGCAAACTGAGAGGACAAACAGATATCGCCATGgtgaaaactttttttccagACATTCTTGATTACTGAAGAAGCATAACATACATTCAATAGACTTTTCTTTACTTAAGGATTTGAATAATTTCTGACTTTTTCAGACCtggaaaattaaaaataagcaaataaaCTCAGTGAGCAAATAATTAAATCAGAAATAAAATTAACACATCTCTGCTGACTTAATAATTTTGCCAACAGGGCTTAAAAATGGCAttagaaaaacaacaacactaaCTCCAGTAGATCCTCAAACTGTCAGGAAAACCTCATATAGTAGCTCCCCCTGGCTCAATCGTGAATGAAGTGCTGCACACATTTCTTTGTTTGAATAAATATAGCATTTTCTTAACTCAAAACAAGAATTTTGTAAAACAAGGCTAATTTTATGAATTTGAGGAGCGGAGAAGAGAGTCAGTGTGTTATTTGCAGTCCAGTCATACCAAATACAGCCTGTGCACAGCAGTGACAGCACGTCATCTTTTATAACACAAGATTCTGGCCAAATGTATTAAACGAAAGGGAAAAAAGCAGCACccacattttttcttttcttgttttttttatatatatataaatcaatttgagcttgattttagtaaaatgttaataaaataatgacaaaTGCAAATATCTGAC includes these proteins:
- the aktip gene encoding AKT-interacting protein isoform X1, with protein sequence MNPFWSMSTNAGRKRSDGEEQSGRGEQRASPARPPLGKKQLPSIPKNAIPITKAASPASSTQSANGTHASYGPFYLEYSLLAEFTLVIKQKLPGIYVQPSYRSALMWFGVIFIRHGLYQDGVFKFTVYIPDNYPDGDCPRVVFDTPVFHPLVDPVSGELDVRRAFTKWRRNHNHIWQVLMYARTIFYKISTMDPLNPEAAVLYDKDVQLFKSKVVDSVKLCNSHLFDQPKIDDPYAISFSPWNPAVHEEAKERMFAHKRRPEDYNKGLPVSGLSWVKPGSTQPFSKEDNPLQT
- the aktip gene encoding AKT-interacting protein isoform X2 → MMDLNKRSDGEEQSGRGEQRASPARPPLGKKQLPSIPKNAIPITKAASPASSTQSANGTHASYGPFYLEYSLLAEFTLVIKQKLPGIYVQPSYRSALMWFGVIFIRHGLYQDGVFKFTVYIPDNYPDGDCPRVVFDTPVFHPLVDPVSGELDVRRAFTKWRRNHNHIWQVLMYARTIFYKISTMDPLNPEAAVLYDKDVQLFKSKVVDSVKLCNSHLFDQPKIDDPYAISFSPWNPAVHEEAKERMFAHKRRPEDYNKGLPVSGLSWVKPGSTQPFSKEDNPLQT